The following coding sequences lie in one Haematobia irritans isolate KBUSLIRL chromosome 3, ASM5000362v1, whole genome shotgun sequence genomic window:
- the Klf15 gene encoding Kruppel-like factor 15 — protein sequence MDFFADGGFHQLYCDLNESKEWDVDYSVQYESCNSSSWDDYNHYYRDEKDMDGAEMHEEPSLYFEDNQTAFIMDHQTPQSEDFLNLTDISDKQFQLNLDYLLNTNSHDSMDLQGYSYYTNVVPDYYPSNLSDWEEKFLDNYIEIPELVDFLPDKTPLCTDTCNHFLQESAENLKIFNSPPGSPASLRSCQSSSPSSHKNPRNNHNPSTKENNDKTYPCHFGDCGKIYAKPAHLKAHLRRHMGEKPYVCTWSDCTWRFSRSDELARHRRSHSGIKPYKCDFCAKCFARSDHLTKHRKVHERRLLAASKAGKMLGGIVPQSVLTVRPGRKRKNQL from the coding sequence ATGGATTTCTTTGCCGATGGAGGTTTCCATCAATTGTATTGTGATTTAAATGAATCCAAAGAATGGGATGTGGATTATTCAGTGCAGTATGAAAGTTGCAATTCCAGTTCTTGGGATGATTATAATCATTACTATAGAGATGAAAAAGATATGGACGGAGCAGAAATGCACGAAGAACCCAGTCTATATTTTGAGGATAACCAAACGGCTTTTATAATGGACCATCAAACCCCACAGTCGGAGGATTTTCTTAATCTTACCGATATCAGTGATAAacaattccaattaaatttggATTATCTGCTCAACACCAATAGCCATGATTCCATGGATCTCCAAGGATATTCCTATTACACCAATGTAGTGCCTGACTATTATCCCAGCAATCTTAGTGATTGGGAGGAAAAATTTCTAGATAATTATATCGAAATTCCAGAATTGGTGGATTTCCTTCCCGATAAGACTCCTCTGTGTACAGACACTTGCAATCATTTCCTTCAAGAGAGtgcagaaaatttgaaaattttcaattcaccACCAGGCTCTCCCGCATCGCTAAGGTCTTGCCAATCATCATCGCCTTCCTCCCACAAGAATCCCCGGAACAATCACAATCCTAGTACCAAAGAGAATAATGATAAAACCTATCCCTGCCATTTTGGTGATTGTGGTAAAATCTATGCCAAACCAGCCCATCTTAAGGCCCATTTACGTCGTCACATGGGTGAGAAACCTTATGTTTGTACCTGGTCTGACTGTACCTGGCGTTTCTCACGATCCGATGAGTTGGCCCGTCATCGTCGCTCCCATTCTGGTATTAAACCATATAAATGTGATTTTTGTGCCAAATGTTTTGCCCGTTCCGATCATCTAACCAAGCATAGGAAGGTCCATGAGCGTCGTCTATTGGCTGCCAGTAAGGCTGGCAAAATGTTGGGTGGAATTGTACCCCAATCAGTGTTGACCGTAAGGCCTGGCCGTAAAAGAAAGAatcaattgtaa